The uncultured Paludibaculum sp. sequence CGGGGGCCTCCGCCCGATGACACCCTGGCGACGGACCCCGGAGTGCGAACCGGCGCGACACTGATTCTCCGCGCTAGAAGAAGAACCGAAGCGAAAGCTGCAGATTCCGCACGTCGCCGGTCTTGCCCGTGACCTTGCCAAACGACGCGCTGGTGGGATCGAAATTCGCACCACCCAGATTCGGGTGGTTGAACGCGTTGAAGGCTTCCGCCCGGAACTGGAAGCCGGTCTTCTCCGTGACGCTGAACCTCTTGAAGAGGCCGATGTTCCAGTTCTGTAGCCCTGGGCTATGTAGGATGTTACGCACCGATTGCGCCGTGTTGAACGTCCCGGCCGCCGGTGCCGTGAAGATGGGCGAGCCATCGGGGTTCTTGGTCGAGAACCATTGATTCGGGTCGCTTGATCCGTTCGCCGCGAATTGCCCCATCACCGTCGGCGACCCGGTCATGTTCCAGAACTGGCCCGCGCATGACATGCTGCCGTCCTGCCCCACGCCGGCATAGTCGTTGCCTTTCGCCACACTGCAAGGCGTGCCTGTTTGGAACTGGCTGATACCACTGATCTGCCAGCCGCCCAGTAGCTTTCCAGTCAGCTTGGACTGGTCCCGAAAGAACGGCAGTTCGTAGAGGTAATTCACGATGAGAATGCGAGTCACGTCGAAGTCGGAGAGCCCCCACAGGTTATGCGCGTCGTAGGTGTCCGGGATGATGTCGCGCTGGGCCGATCCGTCATCCATGCTCTTCGAATAGGTGTAGGCTGCCCCAAACGAGAAGCCGTTTGCAAACCGGCGATTCCAGCCGATCTGCAGTGAGTTGTACATGGAACTGGCCACATTGTCCGACTCGCGGATCGAGTTGTAGCCCTTGTATGGCCTCAAGGCGTCCAGGTTCACACCCGGGTTGGCCGCGACTACGTCGAGCGATGGTTGATTGATGTTCGCTTCGCGCTGCTGGTGCAAACCGCGGCGTCCGACGTACCCGATGGACATCATCGACTTCCAGAAGAAGTCCCGCTCCAGGGTGAAGTTCCACTGCCACGACTCCGGATTCTTGAATGCTTTGCTCTGCGTCGTTACCGTCAATGGCAACGAGTTCGCTTGTGTCCCGCCCGGATTGTCGACATTGCCAAATGACACGTTCGCCGTGGGCTGGAAGGGCGGATTGCCACCGAGGAAGATGGAGTCGCTTACGCCAAGTTTGGTGAAGAAGCGGCCCGCACCCGCCCGAATCACGGTCTTCGGAGTCAGCGAGTAGGCGATGCCGACTCGGGGCTGCCACTGATTCCACCGGATGTCCGAATAGTGATTCGACGCGACCCCATTGCGGAACAGATACGCGTATTGCGGGTCATTGGCCTCGGGAAAACGGCCGTTCGCCGAGTCGGGCCAACCGCTGCCCGGAATCACCATGCCGTTGTAGCGGTCACCCGAGCCCGGAACTACGGCGCCCGTCTTTGGATCCACTTGCACCGCTTGGGCGGGGTCGTACAGCGATGGGTCGAAAACAATCATGTTGCCCCATTGCGCATGGAATGGAACCACCACGGTGTAGCGCATTCCGATATCTACGGTAAGCTTCTGATTGACCTTCCACCGGTCCTGCGCGAAGCCCTCATACATGTTGCCCCGGAAGATCGTGTAAGCCCGTTGTCCTAGTTCAGAGTACGTATCGAACAAGCCCAAGGCGGCATTTGCCGCCGCATTGCCAGATGTGGGCTGGCCCGACCGTGTATCGGTGAAACTGAACTGTCCGTTCTGATTGTTCGTGCATGTCGGGCACGCGCTCACGTTGATCTCGTCGTTGTCGTTCTCACCGGAGCGCTCGAAGGAGAAGCCAAACTTCAAGGTGTGATTGCCCTTGATCCAAGTAAGACTATCGGAGAGCGTGTAGATCGGGCCGGTGGAGTGGGATGGATAGGGGCCGCCGCTCACACCGCTGAAGCCCGTCATGTTCACGGTGGGGATGCGTGTCGGAATCAGCTTGCCCTGCGGGAAAATGTACGGATAGTTGATGCCGATCGTCGTCCGGTCCAGGAAGTTTGGAGTGTCCACCGGAATGTAGACATCGTCCAGGCTGACAGTGGCCAGGAACTCATTCACCATAGTCGGGCTTATGGTCCAAACATAGTTCAGGGAGTTCGTCTGATTCGGGCGATTGAAGTACTTTGGTGTGAACGGGGTTCCTCCGTCCAGCGGCTGATACTCGTTGAACGCGTAGTTCATCCTCCGGAACTGAATACGCTGCGTGTCGGTGATGTTGATGTCGGCCGCCAAGGTGTCCTTGCGCTGATCCTGTGGATGCGGCAATGCCGCGTACCAGAACTGGTTCGTGTTGATGGGCGTCAGCAGGTTCGGCTGGGGGAACTCATTCAGGATGCCCGCTCCGCTCGGGCTAAGACGGTTCGCCGGGATCACGTTGTTGGGAAACGCGACGCCGGTCGTGGGGTCCTTGATCTGCACTACCTTGCCATAGTAGACATTCGCCGGATTCAACAGTTCGCTGAAGTCACCTCCTCTCATGGCCATGGAAGGCACGGTCATCGAATTGGTGTCCAGATAGCGGTTGCGGACCCATTCCTGGCCCCAATACCAGAAAAACTTACTCTTGTCTTTGTTGAGTTTGCCAGGTATATAGAATGGCCCGCCGACGTTGTACCCAAATTGGTTGTAGTGGAATGGTGGGACGAAATTCTGGCCCAGGGTGTTGTTCCGTGTCCAGGTATTGGCGTTGAAGGCCGTGTTGCGAAGGTACTCGTAACCGGCCCCATGAAACTCATTCGTCCCGCTCTTCGTCAGGATCCGGATCTGGCCGCCAGCCGATCGCCCATACTCTGCCGCATAGTTGGAAGTGAGGATCTGAATCTCCGATGTAGAATCCACATCGGCGGACCCAAGACTGGTGCCGTTCGAACGGGTCCGTACTGCGGGAGCTCCATCAAACGTGATGAGGCTGTCTGTCGGTAGTAAGTCAATCTGTCCGCTTTTATTCACACACGATCTGTCCGCATCAGTTGACCGCACCCGATGATCCTTTTCTGCTCGCCGAAGGCGGCTTCCGGGTCTTCGGACGTACCTTTCTCGTCGTCGTCGGGGCGGTGGGAAAGTGGGAATCCCGGCTCGGCGGGATTTCCAAGGGACGGTGGGAGCCGTGGGAAACCGCCTCGCGGTTTTCCTCGGCTTCCTCGGGCCCGCCTTTTCCACAGTCTTCCTTTCGTGATTGTCGAGTGTCCCGCAATCGTGCGCCCTCGGCTGTGTAGCGGCCTACCACATGCGGTCCAAATCGGATCGACACCGTTCCATCCAGGTGCTCGTGAATGGTCACTGTGCTCTTCGCCAGGGAGTGGCGGAAACGGCTCTTCTCCAGTTGCCAGCTCTGGTCGCCGATCGCCACCGTGTTATCCCGATCTACCACGCGCTCAGTCTGCACCGTGAACACCCAGTTCAGATCGGCGCGCGTCGTCTTCCGAAACGCCGTCCCTGTCTCCTTCGCCTCAACCGTGAACTTCTCGTTGAACTCGCCAATGTAACGTTCGGCCAAGAACTCATTGGCCCTTTCCGCGGTGGTGATCCCCGCCAGCCGCAACTCCTGTGGCAGTCGGCCCTGCCAGGTCCCGAAGCTCCGCTCTGACCGGCCTCGCGCTTGTGGCGAGTAGGCCGCGATCATCTGCACGCCCAACTCCTTCATCGCTCGCCCAACCTGCGTCAGACGGCCCTTATCAACCTTCCCGCCCGCTTTCGGCGTCACGAAAAAGTGGCTGCCCCGGTCGCTGTACAACGCACAGAACAGACCCTTCGACTCAATCACATGTCGCAAGCCCGCCATCACCGTTCGCGTCGATTCCTCCTCCACCAACTGCGCGTAGTAGATCTCCTTCGTCGCATCATCCAGGATCACGATCAGGTCATACCATCGCTCATCGCTGAACCACTGGTGCTTGCTCCCGTCGATGTGCAGCAGCATCCCCGGCAGCGGTCGAGGCTCCCGTCTCCGCCGATGCTTGGCCCGCCTACCCCGCTTGGCCACCAAGCCCGCACCCTGCAGCGCCTTCTGCACCCACGTGTAGCTCAGCTGGATGCCGTGTTGCTCACGCAGCTTCTCGTGAAAGTGCCGCATGTTCAGGTCATAGTAGGTTTCCTGGTACAGCCGCAACACCTCCTCCGCCATCGCCAAAGGCACTCTCTTGTCACTCGGCTTGCCTTTCCGCCGGTCGGCCAAGCCCGAATAGCCCTGCTCTTCCAGCCTCTCCCGCCAGCGTCGCATCGTTCGGTCGCTCACTCCGATGATCTCCGCCGCGCTCCACCATGTGATCTTCTTCGCCATGGCCTTCAGCCTTCGGCGCTCACAAGAACAGATCCGCTCGTGCTCGGATAGAGTGAGCCAGGGGTTGTACGAGATCCGGAACGGAGAACGGGGCTGCAGCACATCATCCACGCCGTTAGGCGTGCTGGTGTTGTTCCATGGTGTGTCTGCGCACAGCAGTATTATCCACGCCAAAGGCGTGTCATCTATCTGCCACTAGAACGCTGAGTGGCCTGCCAGTGGGGCAACCGCTGGCGCAGATAGTGATAATAGTCCGGCCCAACAGGTGACTCCAGGACTTCTTCGATCACGGGACCGAAGTAGGCCAGGGAGCGAATGACGCCCAACGGCGGAGCTCCGGGTCGGCGCACGAGGCGGCGCGAGGCAGCCAGCACGAAGGCATTCTCGACCGCGTCGAGCGGCACACCACGAGCAAACAACGCCAACGCGAAGGCGCGGTCGGGCTTACGCACCGCTCCGCAGACGCCTGGAGTGGTGCGATAGGCGTCGAGCACGCGTTGTACGTATTCGGCCGAGTCCATGGAATGATCAGCCTTGCGGCTCGCGCAACGACGGGCCGTCGATGGGCACGGTGTGGCAGTAGTGCCGCAAACGGCTGAGCAGCGCCTCGACCATCGACTTGTTGCCGAGGAAGTTGTGCCACTCGTCGTAGCCCAAGTTCGTGGTGACGATGGTGGAATGCCGGTGATAGCGCTCCTCCATGAGCTTGAAGAACGTGTTGCACTGTTCCGTCTTGAGATTCAGGTACCCGAATTCGTCGACCAGCAGGACGTCCAGCCGTGCCAGACGGTTGATCAGCTTCCGCGTGGAGCGGTCGGCGAGCGAAGCGTACATCTCATCGAACAGATCCTGCGCGCGAATGAACTGGCAGCGCAGCCCATTCTGCAAAGCCTTGAGCAGGATCCCACAGGCGAGTCCGGTCTTGCCCACACCGGTGGGCCCGATGAAAACCAGATTCTCGTGTTTGGCCACGAAGTCGAGTTCGGCGAAGGCCTGGATCTGCTTGCGTTTCACGCCGGGTTGACGGCCGTAAGGGAAGGTTTCCAGTGACCAACGCTCGGGGAGATTGGCGCGGCGAATGCGCCACTCCAGCGCGCTCTCCTGGCGGTGGTGCCACTGGGCGCGGAGCAGTGCGGCGACGAACTCCGAGTAGGAGACCTGTTGTTTCTCGGCGGCGCGCAGTTGCTCGTCGTAGATGGCGCGCATGCGGCCAAGCTGGAGGTTCGTCAGCAACTGTTCGATCTCATCAGTCATCGGGGTCCTCCAGGCGGAAGTATTCACGTGTCACGCGGCGCAGGATCATGCGCTCGACGCGGTCCAGGTCGTAGAGGCCATAGCGGCCCGCCTCTTCGATGGCGCCGAGAAAGGCTTCGCGCGGATAGTCGCGCAGCATGCGCAGCAATTGCCGCAACAGCAGCGTGATCGCCTTGCGGCCACGGCGCTTCAGGGTCTCGACATAGGAAGCAAGCTCGGGCGCGGCGGCCAGCAGTGTGGTTTCCTCCGGATGCCGATCGCGCTGACAAGGGCCTTGGCCGCGCGGCGGACGGTGCTCGGGCAATGTCACACGCACCTGATCGGGCGTGGCGATCCGCCGGTGCCGGACGATGTGGCGGGCGTCGAGTTCGATCTCGACGTGATCGCGCGTTTCGCGCACTTCCACCTGGCGGCCGATGAACGACGGTGGCACCGAGTAGCGGTTGGTGTGCAGTGAGACATAGCCTTCGACATCGACTATGCGGAGATGCAGTCGGTAGACCTCCAGCAGCCAGGCCGGCAGCGGCTTCAGCAGTGGGTGCTCGACGGCGTAGAGTTCGCGCGGCACGGCGCGAATGTGCTTCTTGTATGTGGCGTTGACGCGGTCGCACCACTGGCGCGCCTGGTTGTTCAGATCCTGCCAGTCGGCGAACGTGCGGCCGGCCAGAAAGTTGTTTTCAATGAAGTGGAACGGCCGCTCCACACGAGCCGAACGATTGGCGTCGCCGATCTCGTGCGCCACGAACCGGAAGCCGAGCCGCTCGGCGAAGGCGGCCATCTCCGGCACGGGTTCCATCGTGCGGCCGCTGCCGCGCAACACCACTACGTGCGTGTTGTCGATCATGACCCGGGCGGTCGTGCCGTTCATATACCGGACCGCGTCGGTGAGAAAGACCTTGCAGTCGAAACGCTGAAACGTGGGCAGGAGTTGGAAGAACAGAATGCGCGAATAACACAGCGTCGCCGAGGCGGTCTGCGCCTTGAACTTGCGCGCACCCACGATGACTTCATGCGGCGAGGTGTCGTGCTGCGTTTCCTCGCCGGGCGCAAATTCGTAACGGCCGGCCGGCACGACGGGCGTTTGCCCGATTCCTTCGCGGCGGCAGAAGGCGGTGAGCGCCTGGTAGGAGAACACGGCGCCGGCACTGAGGAGTTCCTCATGGACTCGCACGAGATTGCCTTTGCACCGCGGCAGCAACTCGAGAATCTGCTGGCGGAACGGCGTCGCTTTCTCGGCCCGCTCGATCTTCGGCACGGCGCTGGAGTTCGCCCGCAGCACCTGGCGGACACTTTGGCGCGAGACTTTCAGCAGCCGCGCGATCTCGCGTTTCCCCACTCCCTGCCCATGGAGTTCGAGAATCGTCGCTCGTTGTGCTTGGCTCAACATGGTTTGTTTCCGGTTCCTGGATGCGTTGTTGGAGTTCGGTCAGCAGTTCGATGGCGCGTTGAATCTTACGCTGCGCGGCGGCGCGGTTCGGTGGTGGCGGGTCCAGATGCTCCAGCGCCTGTTGCGTGAACGCCGTGATCTGACTCAGTTGCTTGTCGAGCGTGTCCACTTGCGCTTGCGTCTTGGCGAATAGCTTCGGTGCTGCCAGGATGCGTTCGCGCACCGCGCCACTGGCGTCTCGCCAGGCGCGATAGAACGCGTCCGCTTGCCGCGCTGTCCACCCTTGTTCGGCGAAGGCGGCGGCCATGCGCCGGCAATGCTCTCCATTGATGCGCGCCACCGGCGCCAGATAGCGCATGGCGAGCGACGAAGCGACCTTGCCCTCGCGCAGCAGTTGCTGCACCGATTCCGGCAGCGTCTCCACCAACGCCAGGCGGCTGGCCACCCATGTCTTGCCGCGGTCAAAGCGCCGGGCGAGTTCTTCCACCGAGCAACCCAAACGGCTCTCCATCTCGGCCAGCAGCCAGCCTTGTTCCAGAGCACTTTCCGGCTCGCTCATCCGCAGCGACCGGTCCAGCACCAGCGCGTCGGCTTCACTCATCGCCCAGACGACGGCCTCGACCGTGTCGCGGCCCAGTTGCTGGAGCGCGGCGATGCGCTTGTGACCGTCGATGACCAGATAGCGGCCACCGGTTTCGATGACGATGATGGGCGTTTGCTGCCCACTTTCAGCCAGCGAAGCCATCAGCCGCCGTTGGCGCGCCGGACGCCGGACCCGGAGGCTTTCCAGGCGGCGGTCCAGTTGATGAAACTCCAGTCGCATTGGCTCGGGCATCAGTATGCGCCGGAGCGGCTCTGGTCTTTTCCGGCTGGGGTGGAAGTGTGCCGGAAAGGCTTTTGCCATCAACGAGATAAGAGCCGATCTGGTCTTTCGCCGTGCGGAGGAGAAGTGTACCCAGAACCCCAATGAAATCAGCGCCTTGGCCCCCGAACTGGTCTTTCGCGAGGTCCCAGGGTAGTTGGTTCAACGGCGGTGGCGTGCGGACCGGATCAGCGGTCTTGTCTTGGTGGCGTTGAGTGATTCGATGGGCTGTGGCGTAGCCAGGATTGCGAGCGCGCCAACTGGCTTGGGTCTTCTGGCGGCGGGCTTTTTGGCAGTCCGGTTCACGACAAGTGCGTTGGCGGTCGCCGACTCTGACGTCAGGCCGGAACCACCGCCGGCAGATCCGGCACGGTCTCTTCCGGGCATCGGGCATGCCCGTTCATCGTCGCCTGCGCCAACTGGTCAACTTCTGGCGAGCACCGGTGGGTTAGTTCTCGCGAGCGCCGAAGCCTTCAGCAGCACTTCTTGTAGCTTCATCATCCGCTCCACTTCCGCGGCCGGGCAATCCTTGGGGGCTTCCACCTTCCAAGACTCGCCCGCCGCTCTGCTCGAACGGACAGATCACGTGTGAACTCATGCGGACAGATCACATACTAGCGACAAACGTGATGAGGCTGTCTTGCGTGCGGGCTCCGTTGATGTTATTGGGCCCCTGACTAAACGAAAACGACAGTCCCGAGAGATTTCCACCCCTTGTTCCGGGTACCAGGTTAGCCATGAAGATGGGGTTTCGGCCGTTCAACTCCAAACTGTCGATCTGCTGCCGCGTAACCACTTTCTGAACCGCGGCAGACTCGGTCTGCAGCGCTGGAGCCTCGGCGCTCACTTCTACCGATTCGGTCGGCGACCCGATGGTCATCGTCACGTCCAGAGCCATCGGCGTACTCGGGTCCAGCTTGTTGCCACTGCTCTCGTATTTCTTGAAACCAGAGGCAGTTACCGTAACTCTGTAATAGCCGGACGGGATATTCGTAATAACGTACCGGCCTGATTCGTTCGTTGTCGACTGTCTTTCCAGTCCGGTCTCGTTCTTAACGGTCACCTTGGCATTCGGGATTGTGGCGCCCGACGGGTCTTTCACATATCCCTGGATGGATCCCAGATCGGACTGCGCTGCTGCCGGCAGGCATAGAAGGGCGGCGGCGCACAAGGCCACCGCCCCCGCGGCAAAGCGGACATGGCTCATTTCGTCTTCTCCTGATGTTCGCAGTAAAACCCCGTTACTGATCACAACCCAAGGTCGCTCCAAGCCGCCCGGTATTTTACGCCGTATTTTGATACCAATCTATCGATTGCACCACACCAAATGCACGGCGGGTTGGGATGATACTCGTGTATTCTCTGTTAAATCAAGATAACGGCAGAACTTCAATACATACCACTAGGGACGAACAAAGAGCAAATAACATTAAGTCGACGAACGAAAACGGGGCGGGACTCCGTTCAACG is a genomic window containing:
- the istB gene encoding IS21-like element helper ATPase IstB yields the protein MTDEIEQLLTNLQLGRMRAIYDEQLRAAEKQQVSYSEFVAALLRAQWHHRQESALEWRIRRANLPERWSLETFPYGRQPGVKRKQIQAFAELDFVAKHENLVFIGPTGVGKTGLACGILLKALQNGLRCQFIRAQDLFDEMYASLADRSTRKLINRLARLDVLLVDEFGYLNLKTEQCNTFFKLMEERYHRHSTIVTTNLGYDEWHNFLGNKSMVEALLSRLRHYCHTVPIDGPSLREPQG
- a CDS encoding carboxypeptidase-like regulatory domain-containing protein, with protein sequence MSHVRFAAGAVALCAAALLCLPAAAQSDLGSIQGYVKDPSGATIPNAKVTVKNETGLERQSTTNESGRYVITNIPSGYYRVTVTASGFKKYESSGNKLDPSTPMALDVTMTIGSPTESVEVSAEAPALQTESAAVQKVVTRQQIDSLELNGRNPIFMANLVPGTRGGNLSGLSFSFSQGPNNINGARTQDSLITFVASM
- a CDS encoding TonB-dependent receptor; protein product: MDSTSEIQILTSNYAAEYGRSAGGQIRILTKSGTNEFHGAGYEYLRNTAFNANTWTRNNTLGQNFVPPFHYNQFGYNVGGPFYIPGKLNKDKSKFFWYWGQEWVRNRYLDTNSMTVPSMAMRGGDFSELLNPANVYYGKVVQIKDPTTGVAFPNNVIPANRLSPSGAGILNEFPQPNLLTPINTNQFWYAALPHPQDQRKDTLAADINITDTQRIQFRRMNYAFNEYQPLDGGTPFTPKYFNRPNQTNSLNYVWTISPTMVNEFLATVSLDDVYIPVDTPNFLDRTTIGINYPYIFPQGKLIPTRIPTVNMTGFSGVSGGPYPSHSTGPIYTLSDSLTWIKGNHTLKFGFSFERSGENDNDEINVSACPTCTNNQNGQFSFTDTRSGQPTSGNAAANAALGLFDTYSELGQRAYTIFRGNMYEGFAQDRWKVNQKLTVDIGMRYTVVVPFHAQWGNMIVFDPSLYDPAQAVQVDPKTGAVVPGSGDRYNGMVIPGSGWPDSANGRFPEANDPQYAYLFRNGVASNHYSDIRWNQWQPRVGIAYSLTPKTVIRAGAGRFFTKLGVSDSIFLGGNPPFQPTANVSFGNVDNPGGTQANSLPLTVTTQSKAFKNPESWQWNFTLERDFFWKSMMSIGYVGRRGLHQQREANINQPSLDVVAANPGVNLDALRPYKGYNSIRESDNVASSMYNSLQIGWNRRFANGFSFGAAYTYSKSMDDGSAQRDIIPDTYDAHNLWGLSDFDVTRILIVNYLYELPFFRDQSKLTGKLLGGWQISGISQFQTGTPCSVAKGNDYAGVGQDGSMSCAGQFWNMTGSPTVMGQFAANGSSDPNQWFSTKNPDGSPIFTAPAAGTFNTAQSVRNILHSPGLQNWNIGLFKRFSVTEKTGFQFRAEAFNAFNHPNLGGANFDPTSASFGKVTGKTGDVRNLQLSLRFFF
- a CDS encoding ISNCY family transposase, which encodes MAKKITWWSAAEIIGVSDRTMRRWRERLEEQGYSGLADRRKGKPSDKRVPLAMAEEVLRLYQETYYDLNMRHFHEKLREQHGIQLSYTWVQKALQGAGLVAKRGRRAKHRRRREPRPLPGMLLHIDGSKHQWFSDERWYDLIVILDDATKEIYYAQLVEEESTRTVMAGLRHVIESKGLFCALYSDRGSHFFVTPKAGGKVDKGRLTQVGRAMKELGVQMIAAYSPQARGRSERSFGTWQGRLPQELRLAGITTAERANEFLAERYIGEFNEKFTVEAKETGTAFRKTTRADLNWVFTVQTERVVDRDNTVAIGDQSWQLEKSRFRHSLAKSTVTIHEHLDGTVSIRFGPHVVGRYTAEGARLRDTRQSRKEDCGKGGPEEAEENREAVSHGSHRPLEIPPSRDSHFPTAPTTTRKVRPKTRKPPSASRKGSSGAVN
- a CDS encoding IS21 family transposase, with amino-acid sequence MGKREIARLLKVSRQSVRQVLRANSSAVPKIERAEKATPFRQQILELLPRCKGNLVRVHEELLSAGAVFSYQALTAFCRREGIGQTPVVPAGRYEFAPGEETQHDTSPHEVIVGARKFKAQTASATLCYSRILFFQLLPTFQRFDCKVFLTDAVRYMNGTTARVMIDNTHVVVLRGSGRTMEPVPEMAAFAERLGFRFVAHEIGDANRSARVERPFHFIENNFLAGRTFADWQDLNNQARQWCDRVNATYKKHIRAVPRELYAVEHPLLKPLPAWLLEVYRLHLRIVDVEGYVSLHTNRYSVPPSFIGRQVEVRETRDHVEIELDARHIVRHRRIATPDQVRVTLPEHRPPRGQGPCQRDRHPEETTLLAAAPELASYVETLKRRGRKAITLLLRQLLRMLRDYPREAFLGAIEEAGRYGLYDLDRVERMILRRVTREYFRLEDPDD